One Halococcus hamelinensis 100A6 DNA segment encodes these proteins:
- a CDS encoding iron transporter, producing MNRRTFVRTGAAVGTLGSVALAGCTQLFTTGSQYAPPMVENRPNAVYIPSHKEGMEMAGMSGMDSTSGTNNSSSMDGMSGMNDSTSTSGMSGTNNSSMDSMSGMEGQPATLRCALTYSYPHRFWTVTGSDTEKVSIASDDTLHLMVSVWDAASGVYVMDTSPTITVSQDDEEVTTNTPWTMVSQNMGFHAGDNVTLPGEGTYTAKVEVPAVTTRRLRGFDGQFTTPRTFEFEFDYSQETLENLSFQRLDDRKGNRQAISPMEMDMMPLSTAPAAGSLPGRTLGRTKTADDIVFVATAIPDAADFDIDGSTYLAVSARTPYNRYVLPAMSLSGTLTRNGQQVFDGPLTPALDPELDYHYGTGIDTVQAGDVLELSVETPPQVARHEGYETAFLQTATTRITIE from the coding sequence ATGAATCGTCGCACGTTCGTGCGCACCGGGGCCGCCGTCGGTACGCTCGGGTCGGTCGCGCTCGCCGGTTGCACGCAGTTGTTCACGACGGGCTCTCAGTACGCCCCGCCGATGGTCGAGAACCGACCGAACGCCGTCTACATCCCCTCGCACAAGGAGGGGATGGAGATGGCCGGGATGTCTGGAATGGACAGCACGTCCGGAACGAACAACAGCTCCTCCATGGACGGGATGTCGGGGATGAACGACAGTACCTCGACGAGTGGCATGTCGGGGACGAACAACTCCTCTATGGATAGTATGTCCGGAATGGAGGGACAGCCGGCGACGCTCCGATGCGCGCTGACCTACAGCTACCCCCACCGATTCTGGACCGTCACCGGAAGTGATACCGAGAAGGTCTCGATCGCCTCCGACGACACGCTCCACCTCATGGTGAGCGTCTGGGATGCAGCGAGCGGAGTGTACGTAATGGACACCAGCCCGACGATTACGGTCTCCCAGGACGACGAGGAGGTCACGACGAACACCCCCTGGACGATGGTCTCGCAGAACATGGGCTTTCACGCGGGCGACAACGTCACGCTTCCGGGCGAGGGCACCTACACCGCGAAGGTGGAGGTCCCCGCCGTGACGACCCGACGACTCAGGGGGTTCGATGGACAGTTCACCACGCCACGGACCTTCGAATTCGAGTTCGACTACAGCCAGGAGACACTCGAGAACCTCTCCTTCCAACGCCTCGACGACCGGAAAGGGAATCGGCAGGCGATCAGCCCGATGGAGATGGATATGATGCCCCTGTCCACCGCACCCGCTGCCGGTTCGCTTCCGGGCCGGACGCTCGGCCGAACGAAGACGGCCGACGACATCGTGTTCGTCGCCACCGCGATACCGGACGCCGCCGACTTCGATATCGACGGGAGCACGTATCTCGCCGTCTCGGCGCGAACGCCGTACAACCGATACGTCTTGCCGGCGATGTCGCTGTCCGGGACGCTCACGCGCAACGGACAGCAGGTGTTCGACGGCCCGCTCACGCCGGCGCTCGACCCGGAGCTCGACTATCACTACGGGACGGGGATCGATACCGTGCAGGCGGGCGACGTTCTCGAACTCTCCGTCGAAACCCCGCCGCAGGTCGCTCGACACGAGGGCTACGAGACCGCATTCCTCCAGACGGCCACGACTCGGATCACCATCGAGTAG